AGGTAACAAAGAGTGATGTGACCAGGGCTTTGCACACTAGTATTGAGAATATTGTAAGCACTACTTGTACCATGGCAAGTTGTTTTACCTTTTTTCATCGTTACTTGATGATTGATTCAATAATGCCACGCAGGCCAGTGCATGCAGGGATATCGTGTATAAGTTAAGTAAGATGTCATATAACGGCTTAGATGACCAACAGATTCATTCATTATTAAAGGTGAAGGAGATTGCGGGTAAACATGCTAAAGTTGCAAGTGTTGGGAGTGATTCGTGGATTAGAGAAAGCTTGGAAAGTGAGGAAATGCGACCAAGCAACATAGATGTTCTGGTTGGAGGTGCAGAAATTCTGATGATTGAAGGGTCTCAGGAGGTGGAAGTTGAGGTGAGAAATGAAGATGGTCATAATGTGGTGCAGAAAAGGCCTGTGACTAGGGCAAAACGTGCCAGCGATAATGATGTGCAAGATAGAGAGGCACAAATGAAAATGTCTGAACATGAGTCATTAGAGGGGGAAGCTCAGTTAAGAAATGATGATGCTAAAAATCAGGTGCAGGGGATTTCATCACGACCACTGCTTCTGCAGTCTCTTATCTGGCCTCCAGATGACTGCATTACCTTAGGTTGGATTCAAAATATGACATCCACCCTTAAGCAGTTATCACAGGATTACACCCCCTCCGAGTTTCATGCTATAATGCCAATCACTGTGGTGGATAAACTAATTGATAATGCTTCAAGTATCTTTTCCAAAGAATCAAACTGTGTGAAGATTGATTGTCAAAGAGAGGATTCGAAAGTTGTTGTAGTGGGTGACCTTCATGGACAGTTCCATGATTTGCTCTATCTCCTTGAAAATGCGGGTTTGCCTTCCGAGAATCAGTTTTATGTACTCAATGGTAACTACGTAGATATAGGAGCATGGGGTTTGGAGGTATTTTTGCTCTTATTGGCTTGGAAGGTATGATGAAGTTAATGACTATTTAAAATGGTAGTGGTTGTCTATTTCTTTGATTTCCGTTtctgttctaaaaaaaaattatattttactattggCTGTTAGCCGTTAAATGAGTTGGAAAAATAACTTCGCGTTGCTTATTCTGTCTTgcttatcatctcatctcaataattGATTGAAAATGGTTTAGCTGTTTTTTCGTCAAAGAAATAAGCACTAGTACTGATTCTAttgcttatttttctttcagttttcatttttaacTCGTTGATGTTTAGGTCTTGATGCCTCATAGAGTATATTTGCTCCGTGGGAATCATGAGTCAAAAGAATGCACATTGGCATATGGTTTTGAGAAGGAGGTGAAGACCAAATTTGGTGATCAAGGTGAATATGTCTACAATAAATGTCTGGATTGCTTTAAAGAACTCCCTTTGGCTTCAGTTATAGCTGGGTCTGTTTATACCACACACGGAGGGCTTTTCCGTAGTACACACTTTGCCTATTCACGAAGGTCTAGAAGAAAAAGGACACAGAGGCTAGAGCTTGGCTCTTTGGAAGAGTTATCCGAGGTTAAAAGATCTCTAATAGATGCTCCAATTGAGGGCTCGAATATAATATTAGCTGATGTGCTATGGTCGGATCCATCACACAGACAGGGTCTGAGTAAAAATAAAGCTCGAGGACGGGGTTTATGGTGGGGTTGTGATTACACTGAGGCTTTCTTGAAAATGTCCAAGTTAAAGGTAGGACTTGTCTATATCTTATTTTGTTACAACGGAACTCATTTTAGATGTTCTATTTGTATGAAACAAATATCACATATTTTCTGATTTATCTTATtattgcatctctctctctctctctctagtatTGGATTATGCCTTTTCTTTCCAAGCTTAGTGTTACTAGTGATGACACACTTAAATGGTCCCAGCTCAACAAATTGTTGACATTTTTTCTCAGATCTAAGTAAGGTTAAAGTTAAGACTGTTCTTCTGGAAGGAATTTTAGACCAAGATTCTGATAAATTGGCAAGAAATAAATCCACTTGGTTTAGGACTTGGTGCAACCCAAGGTCATCATTCTCTTTGCTTTGTAGGGAGTGAAGTAAAGATAACTCTAGCAATATAGACCTGGCCTGTTTACCATTTGTTCTTTTATAAGGATGCTGGGCATTTCAAGGTTATGTCGGATCAAATAAAAGTATCAGGGTATGAAATGCTTTGAGTGTTCTTTTGGTTGGGACATTTATTGCTGCTAAAATTGCACCACTTACAATGATGAGCTGCTCAGAATTTTCAACACTAATAACACATACAATCATGAGTACCTATTAGGCACTaagcaaatattttataaattgccAGCCACTCACTAAACTTAGGTCTTGGTTCAATTTTCTTGCTTTAGCTCTCGTGTCTCCTTGTTTCGCACATGGAAAGAGACTAACGTATAGACTTTGTGATGCTTGTATAACGCTATCTTTTGTCTCTACTGTAGTTGATCATTAGATCACATGAAGGCCCTGATGTGAGGTCTGGTCAGTGTCATCTTGGTGATATGCTAAGTGGGTACAGCATGGATCATGATGTAGGTTCAGGGAAGCTATATACCCTGTTTAGTGCTCCAGATTACCCGCAGGTTGA
This window of the Juglans regia cultivar Chandler chromosome 12, Walnut 2.0, whole genome shotgun sequence genome carries:
- the LOC109011734 gene encoding serine/threonine-protein phosphatase 7-like isoform X3, with product MDREGRIKNACKKIVECINAMSFVNLDDQRVHSLVLMREIARGVVENRDRKVTKSDVTRALHTSIENIASACRDIVYKLSKMSYNGLDDQQIHSLLKVKEIAGKHAKVASVGSDSWIRESLESEEMRPSNIDVLVGGAEILMIEGSQEVEVEVRNEDGHNVVQKRPVTRAKRASDNDVQDREAQMKMSEHESLEGEAQLRNDDAKNQVQGISSRPLLLQSLIWPPDDCITLGWIQNMTSTLKQLSQDYTPSEFHAIMPITVVDKLIDNASSIFSKESNCVKIDCQREDSKVVVVGDLHGQFHDLLYLLENAGLPSENQFYVLNGNYVDIGAWGLEVFLLLLAWKVLMPHRVYLLRGNHESKECTLAYGFEKEVKTKFGDQGEYVYNKCLDCFKELPLASVIAGSVYTTHGGLFRSTHFAYSRRSRRKRTQRLELGSLEELSEVKRSLIDAPIEGSNIILADVLWSDPSHRQGLSKNKARGRGLWWGCDYTEAFLKMSKLKLIIRSHEGPDVRSGQCHLGDMLSGYSMDHDVGSGKLYTLFSAPDYPQFGRKMYSNEGAYAILRSPNFEIPSFHSFKAVERPKADPFVTVDDEDKKVSSNHEDEIASSDDEDERYLVEQDLRPMHGETSTAAISPSQDSSPVEMTSGVDFKELGISNPPSWSVLFPDDEGGTKLVQVPQVPEVEGLPLPPGIEEAEINGQKRRRHG
- the LOC109011734 gene encoding serine/threonine-protein phosphatase 7-like isoform X2, with product MDREGRIKNACKKIVECINAMSFVNLDDQRVHSLVLMREIARGVVENRDRKVTKSDVTRALHTSIENIASACRDIVYKLSKMSYNGLDDQQIHSLLKVKEIAGKHAKVASVGSDSWIRESLESEEMRPSNIDVLVGGAEILMIEGSQEVEVEVRNEDGHNVVQKRPVTRAKRASDNDVQDREAQMKMSEHESLEGEAQLRNDDAKNQVQGISSRPLLLQSLIWPPDDCITLGWIQNMTSTLKQLSQDYTPSEFHAIMPITVVDKLIDNASSIFSKESNCVKIDCQREDSKVVVVGDLHGQFHDLLYLLENAGLPSENQFYVLNGNYVDIGAWGLEVFLLLLAWKVLMPHRVYLLRGNHESKECTLAYGFEKEVKTKFGDQGEYVYNKCLDCFKELPLASVIAGSVYTTHGGLFRSTHFAYSRRSRRKRTQRLELGSLEELSEVKRSLIDAPIEGSNIILADVLWSDPSHRQGLSKNKARGRGLWWGCDYTEAFLKMSKLKLIIRSHEGPDVRSGQCHLGDMLSGYSMDHDVGSGKLYTLFSAPDYPQFGRKMYSNEGAYAILRSPNFEIPSFHSFKAVERPKADPFVTVDDEDKKVSSNHEDEIASSDDEDERYLVEQDLRPMHGETSTAAISPSQDSSPVEMTSGVDFKELGISNPPSWSVLFPDDEGGTKLVQVPQVPEVEGLPLPPGIEEPHKSAHEYSFKLIAGLKHMLQTREAEINGQKRRRHG
- the LOC109011734 gene encoding serine/threonine-protein phosphatase 7-like isoform X1; amino-acid sequence: MDREGRIKNACKKIVECINAMSFVNLDDQRVHSLVLMREIARGVVENRDRKVTKSDVTRALHTSIENIASACRDIVYKLSKMSYNGLDDQQIHSLLKVKEIAGKHAKVASVGSDSWIRESLESEEMRPSNIDVLVGGAEILMIEGSQEVEVEVRNEDGHNVVQKRPVTRAKRASDNDVQDREAQMKMSEHESLEGEAQLRNDDAKNQVQGISSRPLLLQSLIWPPDDCITLGWIQNMTSTLKQLSQDYTPSEFHAIMPITVVDKLIDNASSIFSKESNCVKIDCQREDSKVVVVGDLHGQFHDLLYLLENAGLPSENQFYVLNGNYVDIGAWGLEVFLLLLAWKVLMPHRVYLLRGNHESKECTLAYGFEKEVKTKFGDQGEYVYNKCLDCFKELPLASVIAGSVYTTHGGLFRSTHFAYSRRSRRKRTQRLELGSLEELSEVKRSLIDAPIEGSNIILADVLWSDPSHRQGLSKNKARGRGLWWGCDYTEAFLKMSKLKLIIRSHEGPDVRSGQCHLGDMLSGYSMDHDVGSGKLYTLFSAPDYPQFGRKMYSNEGAYAILRSPNFEIPSFHSFKAVERPKADPFVTVDDEDKKVSSNHEDEIASSDDEDERYLVEQDLRPMHGETSTAAISPSQDSSPVEMTSGVDFKELGISNPPSWSVLFPDDEGGTKLVQVPQVPEVEGLPLPPGIEVIACVCFYYPYYTLHKRSRHKVFHRRSLTNLLTSTLSSLLLA
- the LOC109011734 gene encoding serine/threonine-protein phosphatase 7-like isoform X4 is translated as MDREGRIKNACKKIVECINAMSFVNLDDQRVHSLVLMREIARGVVENRDRKVTKSDVTRALHTSIENIASACRDIVYKLSKMSYNGLDDQQIHSLLKVKEIAGKHAKVASVGSDSWIRESLESEEMRPSNIDVLVGGAEILMIEGSQEVEVEVRNEDGHNVVQKRPVTRAKRASDNDVQDREAQMKMSEHESLEGEAQLRNDDAKNQVQGISSRPLLLQSLIWPPDDCITLGWIQNMTSTLKQLSQDYTPSEFHAIMPITVVDKLIDNASSIFSKESNCVKIDCQREDSKVVVVGDLHGQFHDLLYLLENAGLPSENQFYVLNGNYVDIGAWGLEVFLLLLAWKVLMPHRVYLLRGNHESKECTLAYGFEKEVKTKFGDQGEYVYNKCLDCFKELPLASVIAGSVYTTHGGLFRSTHFAYSRRSRRKRTQRLELGSLEELSEVKRSLIDAPIEGSNIILADVLWSDPSHRQGLSKNKARGRGLWWGCDYTEAFLKMSKLKLIIRSHEGPDVRSGQCHLGDMLSGYSMDHDVGSGKLYTLFSAPDYPQFGRKMYSNEGAYAILRSPNFEIPSFHSFKAVERPKAWNPTT